DNA sequence from the Rubripirellula tenax genome:
GAGAACCTGGCCCAGGACCGCCTTCACACGCTTTGGCAACAGAATGTGGTTTCTTCGCTATTGTGCAGCCAATACGCAATTCCAATGTTGGAAACAACGGGCGGCGTGATTGTCAACATTGGTTCGCTGGCGTCCAAAGTGGGTGCTCGTTACATCGGCGGTTACGCAATCGTCAAACACGCTCTGGCCGGTATGACTAGCCAGATGCGGTTGGAACTGAAACCTCGAGGCATCCACGTTGCGCTGGTCAGTCCCGGACCGATCCGCCGCGCCGATGCGGGCAATCGCTACACACAGCAACTCAACGAAAACTTGCCCGACCAAGCGGCCAAACCGGGCGGCGGCGCCCGACTGAAGGGTCTGTCGCCCGAACGCGTCGCTGCCGCCGTCGTCCGCTGCATCCAGCGACGCACGCCCGACGTGGTGATGCCCGGCTATCTACGTCCCCTGATTGCGATCGGCCACGCCTTTCCGCGACTTGGCGACTGGTTACTGCTGAAATTCACGTCGTCGAAGAGCCCAGATTGAAGACGACGGAAGGGCGTGGAATCACCCTACACCCGGTTGCCGACGGTGCGTGACGAGCCGATACTTTGTCTCCAGCTTTTGATTCCCGCACTCCATCCCGCCCCAACACGGAACACCGCCGATGAGCGCCTTTGCCGACATTCCTAAAATCCAATACGAAGGCCCCAAAAGCGATAATCCCCTCGCCTTTCGTTGGTACAACCCCGACGAAGTGATCGAAGGCAAAACGATGAAGGACCACCTGCGGTTCTCGATCGTTTACTGGCACACGTTTCGCGGCACCGGCGCCGATCCGTTCGGTCCCGGCACGGCGGATCGTCCTTGGGACGACGGCAGCGAGTCGGTCAAGAACGCGCAAACACGAGCCCGCGTGGCCTTCGAGTTGTTCGAAAAATTGCAAGCGCCGTTCTACGCCTTTCACGATCGTGACGTTGCACCCGAAGGCGCGTCGTTGGCCGAATCGAACAAGAACCTCGATGCCGTCGCCGATGTGTTGGAAGAAGAACAAAAACGCAGCGGTGTGAAGTTGCTGTGGGGCACCGCCAACATGTTCTCGAACCCCCGCTTCATGCACGGCGCTGCAACGACTTGCAACGCCGACGTATTCGCGTACGCGGGCGCTCAAGTCAAGAAAGCCATGGAAGTCACCCACCGACTCGGCGGCCAGAACTATGTGTTCTGGGGCGGACGCGAAGGCTACCAAAATCTCTACAACACCGACATGAAACGTGAACTCGACCACCTCGGTCGCTTCTTCCACATGGCGGTCGACTATGCCAAGAAGATCGGTTTCAAAGGTCAATTCTTGATCGAGCCCAAACCCAAAGAACCGACCAAGCACCAATACGACAGCGACGCGGCCGCGTGCATGAACTTCCTTCGCACGTATGGATTGGAGGATCACTTCAAGTTGAATCTCGAAACCAATCACGCGACATTGGCCGGTCACACGATGATGCACGAGATCGATTACGCGGGCATGCAAAACGCCTTGGGCAGCATCGACGCCAACACGGGCGACATGTTGCTGGGTTGGGACACCGACCAATTCGGAACCGACTACTACCTGACCACGCAAACGATGTACTACATCCTCAAGCACGGCGGCTTGGGCAGCGGCGGTGTGAACTTCGACGCCAAGGTTCGCCGCGAATCGTTCGAGCCGATCGATCTGTTCTATGCCCACATCGGCAGCATGGACGCCTATGCGAAAGGCTTGAAGATTGCCGCCGCCATTCGCGCCGACAAAGCATTGGAAGGTTTCGTCGCCAAACGATACGCGTCGTTCGACGAAGGCATCGGCGCAAAGATCGAAGCCGGATCCGTCGGACTTTCCGAACTGGAAACGTACATGCTGGAAAAAGGCGAAGCCGCCCCCAACGTCAGCGGCCGCCAAGAGATGCTCGAAA
Encoded proteins:
- a CDS encoding SDR family NAD(P)-dependent oxidoreductase, translated to MHLKTVQTPVAVVTGGSAGLGLCIAQVLAAKGYRVVIVGRDADRIEKACQAIASSLGGDSVDNVPLGKTADVTESSEVGELFRFVKTKFGRLDVLVNTVGTSDRGLLENLAQDRLHTLWQQNVVSSLLCSQYAIPMLETTGGVIVNIGSLASKVGARYIGGYAIVKHALAGMTSQMRLELKPRGIHVALVSPGPIRRADAGNRYTQQLNENLPDQAAKPGGGARLKGLSPERVAAAVVRCIQRRTPDVVMPGYLRPLIAIGHAFPRLGDWLLLKFTSSKSPD
- the xylA gene encoding xylose isomerase; the encoded protein is MSAFADIPKIQYEGPKSDNPLAFRWYNPDEVIEGKTMKDHLRFSIVYWHTFRGTGADPFGPGTADRPWDDGSESVKNAQTRARVAFELFEKLQAPFYAFHDRDVAPEGASLAESNKNLDAVADVLEEEQKRSGVKLLWGTANMFSNPRFMHGAATTCNADVFAYAGAQVKKAMEVTHRLGGQNYVFWGGREGYQNLYNTDMKRELDHLGRFFHMAVDYAKKIGFKGQFLIEPKPKEPTKHQYDSDAAACMNFLRTYGLEDHFKLNLETNHATLAGHTMMHEIDYAGMQNALGSIDANTGDMLLGWDTDQFGTDYYLTTQTMYYILKHGGLGSGGVNFDAKVRRESFEPIDLFYAHIGSMDAYAKGLKIAAAIRADKALEGFVAKRYASFDEGIGAKIEAGSVGLSELETYMLEKGEAAPNVSGRQEMLENLVNKYIDRV